The following proteins are co-located in the Malus sylvestris chromosome 13, drMalSylv7.2, whole genome shotgun sequence genome:
- the LOC126595958 gene encoding serine/threonine-protein kinase PBL27-like — MGGCFPCFGSSKNKEGSGGGGGVKEVTKKDSSVKEGSAAQSHRVTRVSSDKKSRNGSDPKKEPPIPKDGSTAHIAAQTFTFRELAAATKNFRPECLLGEGGFGHVYKGRLESTGQVVAVKQLDRNGLQGNREFLVEVLMLSLLHHPNLVNLIGYCADGDQRLLVYEFMPLGSLEDHLHDLPSDKEPLDWNTRMKIAAGAAKGLEYLHDKANPPVIYRDLKSSNILLDEGFHPKLSDFGLAKLGPVGDKTHVSTRVMGTYGYCAPEYAMTGQLTLKSDVYSFGVVFLELITGRKAIDNTRGPGEHNLVAWARPLFKDRRKFPKMADPLLQGRYPMRGLYQALAVAAMCLQEQAATRPLIGDVVTALTYLASQTYDPNAATTPSNRGGSSTPRHRDERRNMGDGLDSPDEYVRGGRHGSPATHKNSPDFRRRDPNRDLNTGVELGRIETGTGSGRRWGLDGLERQESQRDSPQSAGRARETPRNRDLDRERAVAEAKVWGENWREKKRANAMGSFDGTNE, encoded by the exons ATGGGTGGGTGCTTTCCTTGTTTTGGGTCATCCAAAAACAAAGAGggcagtggtggtggtggtggtgtcaaGGAAGTCACCAAGAAGGACTCATCAGTTAAAGAAGGCTCAGCTGCTCAGTCTCACCGTGTTACAAGAGTTAGCTCTG ACAAAAAGTCTCGGAATGGTTCTGATCCCAAGAAGGAACCACCTATTCCAAAAGATGGCTCAACAGCACACATTGCTGCACAGACATTTACCTTCCGAGAGCTCGCAGCTGCAACGAAGAATTTTAGGCCAGAATGTTTGTTGGGTGAAGGTGGTTTTGGACATGTCTACAAAGGTCGCTTGGAGAGCACAGGACAG GTAGTTGCCGTGAAACAACTTGACCGGAATGGCCTTCAAGGAAATCGAGAGTTTTTGGTGGAGGTTCTTATGCTCAGCCTTCTGCATCACCCAAACCTTGTCAACTTGATAGGCTATTGCGCTGATGGGGATCAACGCCTCCTTGTTTATGAGTTTATGCCTTTGGGATCCTTGGAGGATCATTTACACG ATCTTCCATCAGACAAGGAGCCCCTGGACTGGAATACAAGAATGAAGATTGCAGCTGGTGCAGCTAAGGGTTTGGAATACTTGCATGATAAAGCAAACCCTCCCGTCATATACAGAGACTTGAAGTCGTCAAACATCCTTCTTGACGAGGGCTTTCACCCAAAGTTATCTGATTTTGGGCTTGCAAAACTAGGTCCCGTTGGTGACAAGACGCACGTGTCCACCCGTGTGATGGGAACATATGGCTACTGTGCTCCAGAATATGCTATGACTGGCCAACTCACTCTGAAGTCTGATGTCTACAGTTTTGGAGTCGTCTTCCTTGAACTTATTACAGGGAGAAAAGCCATTGATAATACCCGAGGTCCTGGAGAGCATAATCTTGTTGCATGG GCACGGCCACTTTTCAAGGATCGTAGGAAGTTCCCGAAAATGGCCGATCCACTATTGCAAGGCCGTTACCCAATGCGAGGGCTTTACCAAGCTCTTGCTGTTGCAGCCATGTGTTTGCAGGAACAAGCGGCTACAAGGCCTCTAATAGGGGATGTTGTGACTGCTCTCACGTACTTAGCCTCCCAAACATATGATCCAAATGCAGCCACTACTCCTAGCAACAGAGGTGGTTCATCTACTCCTAGGCACAGGGATGAACGAAGGAACATGGGGGATGGGCTAGATAGCCCAGATGAATATGTACGTGGTGGGCGACATGGTTCTCCTGCTACGCATAAAAACTCACCTGATTTCAGAAGAAGAGACCCCAATAGGGACTTGAATACCGGCGTAGAATTAGGGAGGATTGAAACTGGCACTGGGTCTGGGAGAAGATGGGGTTTAGATGGGTTGGAACGACAAGAGTCTCAGAGAGACAGCCCACAAAGTGCTGGGAGAGCACGGGAAACTCCAAGAAACCGTGATCTAGACAGAGAACGTGCAGTTGCTGAGGCAAAGGTTTGGGGcgaaaattggagagaaaagAAGCGAGCAAATGCGATGGGTAGCTTTGACGGAACAAATGAGTGA
- the LOC126595957 gene encoding ISWI chromatin-remodeling complex ATPase CHR11, with protein MARASKPQVSSDDALSNGSNSSDEEPINDQEEDEVDEEELEAVARPADSDDDEVAADENSPGSDDDVPVDENDDGLDGEEDDEANLSNAEIGKREKARLRDMQNMKRQKVQEILDAQNAAIEADMNNKGKGRLKYLLQQTELFAHFAKGDPSASQKKVKGKGRHASKITEEEEDEECLKEEEDGLAGAGTTRLLTQPSCIQGKMRDYQLAGLNWLIRLYENGINGILADEMGLGKTLQTISLLGYLHEFRGITGPHMVVAPKSTLGNWMNEIRRFCPILRAVKFLGNPDERKHIREDLLVAGNFDICVTSFEMAIKEKTCLRRFSWRYIIIDEAHRIKNENSLLSKTMRLYNTNFRLLITGTPLQNNLHELWSLLNFLLPEIFSSAETFDEWFQISGENDQQEVVQQLHKVLRPFLLRRLKSDVEKGLPPKKETILKVGMSQMQKQYYRALLQKDLEVVNAGGERKRLLNIAMQLRKCCNHPYLFQGAEPGPPYTTGDHLITNAGKMVLLDKLLPKLKERDSRVLIFSQMTRLLDILEDYLMLRGYLYCRIDGNTGGEDRDASIDAFNKPGSEKFVFLLSTRAGGLGINLATADVVILYDSDWNPQVDLQAQDRAHRIGQKKEVQVFRFCTEYTIEEKVIERAYKKLALDALVIQQGRLAEQKTVNKDELLQMVRFGAEMVFSSKDSTITDEDIDRIIAKGEETTAELDAKMKKFTEDAIKFKMDDTAELYDFDDEKDDKLDFKKIVSDNWIEPPKRERKRNYSESEYFKQTMRQGAPAKPKEPRIPRMPQLHDFQFFNTQRLNELYEKEVRFLMQTHQKNQLKDTIEVEEPEEVGDPLTAEEVEEKESLLEEGFSTWSRRDFNTFIRGCEKYGRNDIKSIAAEMEGKTEEEVERYAKVFKERYKELNDYDRIIKNIERGEARISRKDEIMKAIGKKLDRYKNPWLELKIQYGQNKGKLYNEECDRFMICMVHKLGYGNWDELKAEFRTSPLFRFDWFVKSRTTQELARRCDTLIRLVEKENQEYDERERQARKEKKLAKSMTPSKRALGRQPTESPNSGKKRKQLTMDDYVSSGKRRK; from the exons ATGGCGAGAGCTTCGAAGCCTCAGGTTTCGTCCGACGACGCCCTATCCAACGGCTCCAATTCGTCCGACGAAGAGCCGATCAACGACCAGGAGGAGGACGAGGTCGATGAGGAGGAGCTCGAAGCCGTGGCTCGCCCCGCTGACTCCGACGACGACGAGGTCGCCGCCGACGAGAACTCCCCTGGCTCCGACGATGACGTGCCGGTCGATGAGAACGATGATGGTTTGGATGGAGAAGAG GATGATGAAGCTAATTTAAGTAATGCTGAAATTGGAAAACGTGAGAAGGCGAGGCTCAGAGACATGCAAAATATGAAGAGACAAAAGGTTCAGGAAATATTGGATGCACAAAATGCAGCCATTGAGGCTGACATG AACAATAAGGGGAAGGGACGGTTGAAGTATCTTCTGCAGCAAACAGAGTTATTTGCCCATTTTGCTAAAGGTGACCCATCTGCATCTCAGAAGAAAGTGAAGGGAAA AGGTCGCCATGCTTCCAAAATAActgaagaggaagaggatgaaGAATGCcttaaggaggaagaagatggttTGGCTGGGGCTGGAACCACACGGCTTTTGACACAACCTTCTT GTATTCAGGGGAAGATGAGGGATTACCAACTGGCTGGATTGAACTGGCTCATACGACTCTATGAAAATGGTATAAATGGAATCCTTGCAGATGAAATG GGGCTTGGTAAAACATTGCAAACCATCTCCTTATTGGGATACCTGCATGAGTTTAGAGGAATAACTGGCCCTCATATGGTAGTTGCTCCAAAGTCTACTCTTGGAAACTGGATGAATGAGATTCGGCGTTTCTGCCCCATCTTGCGTGCTGTGAAGTTTCTTGGTAATCCTGATGAAAGA AAGCATATACGTGAGGACCTGCTGGTTGCCGGGAATTTTGATATATGTGTTACAAGTTTTGAAATGGCCATCAAAGAGAAGACCTGCTTACGCCGTTTTAGCTGGCGTTATATAATAATTGATGAAGCTCATCGTATCAAGAATGAGAATTCACTGCTTTCAAAAACAATGAGGCTGTATAATACTAACTTCCGCCTCCTAATTACGGGTACACCACTTCAG AATAATCTTCACGAACTATGGTCGCTGCTTAACTTTCTCCTGCCAGAGATATTTAGTTCTGCTGAAACTTTTGATGAATGGTTTCAAATATCTGGTGAGAACGACCAGCAAGAGGTTGTTCAACAGCTTCACAAG GTCCTCCGGCCATTTCTTCTTAGAAGGTTGAAGTCAGATGTTGAGAAAGGTTTGCCTCCgaaaaaagaaacaatactCAAAGTAGGCATGTCACAAATGCAGAAACAGTACTACAGGGCTTTATTACAAAAAGATCTTGAAGTTGTTAATGCTGGTGGAGAACGTAAGCGCCTTCTGAACATAGCAATGCAGCTTCGTAAGTGCTGTAATcatccttatctttttcaaggTGCTGAGCCCGGGCCTCCTTATACGACTGGAGACCATCTCATCACAAATGCTG GTAAAATGGTTCTTTTGGATAAGTTGCTTCCAAAGTTAAAGGAGCGTGATTCTAGGGTCCTAATATTTTCACAG ATGACTAGGCTGCTAGATATCCTGGAAGATTATTTAATGTTACGGGGGTACCTGTATTGTCGGATTGATGGCAATACTGGCGGAGAAGATCGTGATGCTTCTATTGATGCCTTCAACAAGCCTGGAAGTGAGAAATTTGTATTTTTGCTATCGACCAGAGCTGGAGGACTTGGTATTAATCTTGCCACTGCAGATGTTGTCATCCTTTATGACAGTGATTG GAACCCTCAAGTTGATTTGCAAGCACAAGATCGTGCTCACAGGATTGGTCAAAAGAAAGAAGTTCAAGTGTTCCGGTTCTGCACTGAG TATACTATTGAAGAAAAAGTTATTGAGAGGGCTTATAAAAAGCTTGCTCTTGATGCTTTGGTGATTCAACAAGGGCGATTAGCAGAGCAAAAAA CTGTTAATAAAGATGAGTTACTTCAAATGGTGAGGTTTGGTGCTGAAATGGTCTTCAGTTCCAAGGATAGCACCATTACAGATGAGGACATAGATAGGATTATTGCTAAAGGAGAAGAGACAACTGCTGAGCTTGATGcaaagatgaagaaatttactGAAGATGCTATCAAATTTAAGATGGATGATA CTGCTGAATTGTATGACTTTGATGATGAAAAG GATGACAAGCTTGATTTCAAGAAAATTGTTAGCGATAACTGGATTGAACCACCAAAAAGAGAGCGGAAGCGCAA TTACTCAGAGTCCGAATACTTTAAGCAAACAATGCGCCAAGGTGCTCCAGCAAAACCGAAAGAGCCTCGAATTCCACGCATGCCTCAATT ACATGATTTCCAATTTTTCAACACACAGAGGTTGAATGAGCTGTATGAGAAGGAAGTACGGTTCCTCATG CAAACTCATCAGAAGAATCAGTTGAAAGATACAATAGAGGTGGAGGAACCAGAAG AAGTTGGAGATCCTTTGACTGCTGAGGAGGTGGAAGAAAAGGAAAGCCTGTTAGAAGAG GGTTTCTCTACTTGGAGTAGAAGAGATTTTAATACCTTCATTAGGGGCTGTGAGAAGTATGGCCGTAATGACATAAAAAGCATTGCTGCTGAGATGGAAGGGAAAACAGAGGAGGAAGTTGAAAGATACGCAAAGGTTTTTAAAGAAAGATACAAGGAGTTAAATG ATTATGACAGGATCATTAAGAACATTGAAAGAGGTGAGGCCAGAATTTCCCGCAAAGATGAGATCATGAAAGCCATTGGGAAGAAGTTGGATCGTTACAAGAATCCATGGCTGGAATTGAAAATCCAGTATGGTCAAAACAAGGGGAAGTTGTACAATGAAGAATGCGATCGTTTCATG ATATGCATGGTTCACAAACTTGGGTATGGGAATTGGGACGAATTGAAGGCAGAATTCCGCACATCACCCTTGTTTCGTTTTGATTGGTTTGTGAAGTCTCGCACAACTCAGGAACTCGCTAGGAGGTGTGATACATTAATTAGATTGGTGGAGAAAGAGAACCAAGAATACGATGAGAGGGAGAGACAGGCCCGCAAAGAGAAGAAGCTTGCTAAG AGCATGACACCATCAAAGCGGGCCTTGGGTAGACAGCCAACTGAGAGCCCAAATTCTGGAAAGAAGAGGAAGCAATTAACCATGGATGATTATGTCAGCTCG GGAAAAAGGAGGAAATGA